In the genome of Pseudomonas sp. HS6, one region contains:
- the fliI gene encoding flagellar protein export ATPase FliI translates to MRLERTSFAKRLSTYAEVAEIPAAPILEGRLLRMVGLTLEAEGLRAAMGTRCMVINDDSYHPSQVEAEVMGFSGSKVFLMPVGSVAGIAPGARVVPLADTGRLPMGMSMLGRVLDGAGRALDGKGGMKAEDWVPMDGPTINPLNRDPISEPLDVGIRCINGLLTVGRGQRLGLFAGTGVGKSVLLGMMTRFTEADIIVVGLIGERGREVKEFIEHILGEEGLKRSVVVASPADDAPLMRLRAAMYCTRIAEYFRDKGKNVLLLMDSLTRFAQAQREIALAIGEPPATKGYPPSVFAKLPKLVERAGNAEKGGGSITAFYTVLSEGDDQQDPIADSARGVLDGHIVLSRRLAEEGHYPAIDIEASISRVMPAVVSPEHMTRAQYFKQLWSRYQQSRDLISVGAYVAGGDRETDLAINLQPQLVRYLRQGLNDSISLGESEAYLETIFAPATGG, encoded by the coding sequence ATGCGCCTTGAACGCACCAGTTTCGCCAAGCGCCTGAGCACCTACGCTGAAGTCGCCGAAATTCCCGCTGCGCCGATCCTCGAAGGGCGCCTGCTGCGCATGGTTGGCCTGACCCTCGAAGCCGAAGGTCTGCGCGCCGCCATGGGCACCCGCTGCATGGTGATCAACGACGACAGCTATCACCCGTCGCAGGTTGAAGCCGAAGTCATGGGTTTCTCCGGCAGCAAAGTTTTCCTGATGCCGGTCGGCAGTGTTGCCGGTATTGCGCCGGGCGCCCGTGTGGTGCCGCTGGCCGACACCGGTCGCTTGCCAATGGGCATGAGCATGCTCGGTCGCGTGCTCGACGGCGCCGGACGTGCGCTGGACGGCAAGGGCGGCATGAAGGCCGAAGACTGGGTGCCGATGGACGGCCCGACCATCAACCCGCTCAACCGTGATCCGATCAGCGAACCGCTGGACGTCGGCATCCGTTGCATCAACGGTTTGTTGACGGTCGGTCGCGGTCAGCGTCTGGGCCTGTTCGCCGGTACCGGTGTCGGTAAATCGGTGCTGCTGGGCATGATGACCCGCTTCACCGAGGCCGACATCATCGTCGTCGGCCTGATCGGTGAGCGGGGTCGTGAAGTTAAAGAGTTCATCGAACACATCCTCGGTGAAGAAGGCCTCAAGCGTTCGGTGGTAGTGGCGTCGCCAGCGGACGATGCGCCACTGATGCGTCTGCGCGCGGCGATGTACTGCACGCGGATCGCCGAATATTTCCGCGACAAGGGCAAGAACGTCCTGTTGCTGATGGATTCCCTGACCCGTTTCGCCCAGGCCCAGCGGGAAATCGCCCTGGCCATCGGCGAGCCGCCGGCGACCAAGGGTTATCCGCCTTCGGTGTTCGCCAAGCTGCCGAAACTGGTGGAGCGCGCCGGTAACGCGGAGAAGGGCGGCGGTTCGATCACCGCGTTTTATACCGTGCTGTCCGAAGGCGATGACCAGCAGGACCCGATTGCAGACTCGGCGCGAGGCGTGCTCGACGGGCACATTGTGTTGTCCCGGCGTCTGGCCGAAGAAGGTCATTACCCGGCCATCGATATCGAAGCGTCGATCAGTCGGGTGATGCCGGCGGTGGTCTCGCCGGAACACATGACCCGTGCGCAGTACTTCAAGCAGTTGTGGTCGCGGTATCAGCAGAGTCGAGATCTGATCAGCGTCGGTGCCTATGTTGCCGGCGGCGACCGCGAGACGGACCTTGCCATCAATCTGCAGCCGCAACTGGTCAGATACCTGCGTCAGGGCCTGAACGACAGCATCAGCCTGGGTGAAAGCGAGGCGTACCTCGAAACGATTTTTGCCCCTGCGACCGGCGGGTAA
- the fliH gene encoding flagellar assembly protein FliH, whose amino-acid sequence MGKNDDDVTDLIRARDVRGFETWAIPSFDPPAPEPEPEPEPEPPEMEEVPLDEVQPLTLEELESIRQEAYNEGFAIGEKEGFHSATLKVRQEADVALTAKVNSLEQLMANLFEPIAEQDTQIEKSLVDLVQHIAKQVIQRELAIDSTQIEHVMRDALKLLPLGVGNVRLYVNPQDFEQVKALRERHEETWRIVEDESLLPGGCRVETEHSRIDASIETRVSQVMAKLFDQLHEQALHPAEPDLSLDLPEAPKPAPVTDEPLADAPDAP is encoded by the coding sequence ATGGGCAAGAACGACGACGATGTGACGGACCTGATCCGTGCCCGAGACGTCCGCGGTTTCGAAACCTGGGCAATCCCAAGCTTCGATCCGCCGGCACCGGAACCCGAGCCGGAACCGGAGCCCGAACCGCCGGAGATGGAAGAAGTGCCGCTGGACGAAGTCCAGCCACTGACCCTGGAAGAACTCGAAAGCATCCGTCAGGAGGCTTACAACGAGGGCTTCGCCATCGGCGAAAAAGAAGGTTTCCACAGCGCCACCCTCAAGGTGCGTCAGGAAGCCGACGTCGCCCTGACGGCCAAGGTCAACAGCCTTGAGCAGTTGATGGCAAACCTGTTCGAGCCCATCGCCGAGCAAGACACCCAGATCGAAAAGTCTCTGGTCGACCTCGTGCAGCACATCGCCAAACAGGTGATCCAGCGCGAACTGGCCATCGATTCGACACAGATCGAACACGTCATGCGCGACGCCCTCAAGCTGTTGCCGCTGGGCGTGGGCAATGTGCGGCTGTACGTCAATCCGCAGGATTTCGAACAGGTCAAAGCCCTGCGCGAACGTCATGAGGAAACCTGGCGCATCGTCGAGGACGAATCGCTGCTGCCGGGCGGTTGCCGGGTCGAAACCGAACACAGCCGGATCGATGCGAGCATCGAAACCCGCGTCAGCCAGGTCATGGCCAAGCTTTTCGATCAGTTGCACGAACAAGCCCTGCACCCGGCCGAACCGGACCTGAGCCTGGACTTGCCGGAAGCGCCGAAGCCGGCACCAGTCACCGACGAGCCGCTCGCGGACGCCCCCGATGCGCCTTGA
- the fliJ gene encoding flagellar export protein FliJ: protein MALSRAARLAPVVEMAEKAEKTAVQRLGYFQGQVKVAESKLADLHAFRLDYSEQWIVRGSTGVSGQWLLGFQGFLAQLDTAVDQQRQSLQWHQNNLDKARDAWQQAFARVEGLRKLVQRYRDEAQRAEDKREQKLLDELSQRLPRRDAY from the coding sequence ATGGCCCTGAGCCGAGCCGCGCGTCTGGCGCCGGTGGTGGAAATGGCCGAAAAAGCCGAGAAAACCGCCGTGCAGCGCCTGGGTTATTTCCAGGGGCAGGTGAAGGTGGCCGAAAGCAAACTCGCCGACTTGCATGCCTTTCGTCTGGATTACTCCGAACAATGGATCGTGCGCGGCAGCACGGGCGTGTCCGGGCAATGGCTGCTGGGTTTTCAGGGCTTTCTGGCGCAACTCGACACCGCCGTCGATCAGCAGCGGCAAAGCCTGCAATGGCACCAGAACAATCTGGACAAGGCCCGCGACGCCTGGCAGCAGGCGTTCGCTCGGGTCGAAGGATTGCGCAAACTTGTACAACGTTACCGTGACGAAGCCCAGCGAGCCGAAGACAAACGCGAACAGAAGCTGTTGGATGAACTGTCCCAGCGCCTGCCGCGCCGTGATGCCTACTGA
- a CDS encoding fused response regulator/phosphatase, producing MQPQEPLTILIAEDSAADRLLLSTIVRRQGHAVLTATNGAEAVEVFACQQPHLVLMDAMMPIMDGFEAARQIKVLAGENLVPIIFLTSLTESEALVRCLEAGGDDFLAKPYNQVILSAKIKAMDRLRRLQATVLEQRDLIARHHDYLLNEQRVAKAVFDKVAHSGCLSAPNIRYLQSPYALFNGDLLLAAYTPAGDMHVLLGDFTGHGLPAAVGAMPLAEVFYGMTAKGYGLAETLREMNAKLKRILPVDMFCCATLLCLSFQRRSVEIWNGGMPDGYLHRIATGERVPLAARHLPLGVLSPQAFDDQTEVLSMAVGDRVFLLSDGVIDTCDADDQLFGVERLQRVFADNRQPDRLFAEIEQALQDFRGEARDDVSMVEVSLLEMAQVNPSAPVYSDSGQSCPLDWSVSFEFRGATLRRFNPLPYLLQLLLEVHGLRTQSGTLYSVLAELYSNALEHGVLGLDSSLKRDASGFARYYEQRNTRLDALQDGYVRVHLEVRPEGEGGCLIVRVEDSGKGFDVARVMERPLDGVRLSGRGVSLIRQLARNASWSDDGRSARVEFFWKALA from the coding sequence ATGCAGCCGCAAGAACCACTGACGATTCTGATCGCCGAGGACAGCGCCGCCGACCGGCTGCTGTTGTCGACCATCGTGCGCCGTCAGGGGCATGCTGTGCTGACGGCCACCAATGGTGCTGAAGCGGTCGAAGTGTTTGCCTGTCAGCAACCGCATCTGGTGTTGATGGATGCCATGATGCCGATCATGGATGGCTTCGAGGCGGCACGGCAGATCAAGGTGCTGGCAGGTGAAAACCTGGTGCCGATCATTTTCCTCACGTCGCTGACCGAGAGTGAAGCGCTGGTGCGATGTCTGGAGGCGGGTGGCGACGATTTTCTGGCGAAGCCTTACAACCAGGTGATTCTGTCCGCCAAAATCAAGGCGATGGATCGCCTGCGTCGCCTGCAAGCCACAGTGCTTGAGCAACGCGACCTGATTGCCCGGCACCACGATTACCTGCTCAACGAGCAACGGGTCGCCAAGGCGGTTTTCGACAAGGTTGCGCATTCCGGTTGCCTGAGTGCGCCGAACATCCGTTACCTGCAGTCACCCTATGCGCTGTTCAACGGTGATCTGTTGCTGGCGGCCTACACGCCAGCCGGTGACATGCATGTGTTGCTCGGTGATTTCACTGGGCACGGTCTGCCGGCGGCAGTCGGAGCCATGCCCCTGGCGGAAGTGTTCTACGGCATGACCGCAAAGGGCTATGGGCTGGCTGAAACGCTGCGGGAAATGAACGCCAAGCTCAAGCGCATCCTGCCCGTGGACATGTTCTGCTGCGCCACGTTGCTCTGCCTGAGTTTTCAGCGCCGCAGCGTGGAAATCTGGAACGGCGGCATGCCCGACGGTTATCTGCATCGCATCGCCACGGGCGAGCGGGTGCCACTTGCGGCGCGCCATTTGCCGCTGGGTGTGCTCAGTCCGCAGGCTTTCGACGATCAAACCGAAGTGCTGTCGATGGCGGTGGGTGACCGTGTGTTCCTGCTGTCCGACGGCGTGATCGACACCTGTGATGCCGATGATCAGTTGTTCGGTGTCGAGCGCTTGCAACGGGTGTTTGCCGACAATCGCCAGCCGGATCGGCTGTTCGCCGAGATTGAGCAGGCGTTGCAGGATTTTCGTGGCGAGGCCCGTGACGATGTGAGCATGGTCGAGGTCAGCCTGCTGGAAATGGCGCAGGTCAATCCGTCGGCACCGGTGTATTCAGACAGCGGGCAGTCGTGTCCGCTGGACTGGTCGGTGAGTTTCGAGTTTCGAGGCGCCACCCTCAGGCGCTTCAATCCGTTGCCCTATCTGTTGCAATTGTTGCTTGAGGTGCATGGCTTGCGAACGCAGAGCGGCACGTTGTACAGCGTGCTTGCCGAGCTTTACTCCAACGCGCTGGAGCATGGAGTGCTGGGGCTTGACTCCAGTCTCAAGCGCGACGCTTCGGGGTTCGCCCGCTACTATGAACAACGCAATACTCGCCTCGATGCCTTGCAGGATGGCTATGTGCGCGTGCATCTGGAGGTTCGTCCCGAGGGCGAGGGTGGTTGTCTGATCGTTCGTGTCGAAGACAGTGGCAAAGGTTTTGACGTGGCCCGGGTGATGGAGCGGCCACTCGACGGTGTCCGTCTGTCGGGGCGTGGCGTCAGCCTGATCCGGCAATTGGCCAGAAATGCCAGCTGGTCAGATGATGGTCGCAGTGCTCGCGTGGAGTTTTTTTGGAAGGCTCTGGCATAA
- a CDS encoding STAS domain-containing protein, with translation MSVVTEVSPDGQKLTISIKGRFDFGRHQEFRESYERLNKKPDSIVVDLKDATYLDSSALGMLLLLRDHAGGDDSDVRVVNSNSDVRKILAISNFDKLFDIS, from the coding sequence ATGTCAGTCGTTACAGAAGTCTCTCCGGATGGTCAAAAGCTGACGATTTCGATCAAGGGCCGGTTCGATTTCGGGCGCCATCAGGAGTTTCGCGAGTCCTACGAGCGACTCAATAAAAAGCCCGACTCCATCGTGGTGGATCTCAAGGATGCCACCTATCTCGACAGTTCGGCTTTGGGAATGCTGCTTCTGCTGCGCGATCACGCCGGTGGCGACGACTCGGATGTGCGGGTGGTCAACAGCAATTCGGATGTGCGCAAGATCCTCGCCATCTCCAACTTCGACAAACTGTTCGACATCAGTTGA